The following proteins come from a genomic window of Bartonella apihabitans:
- a CDS encoding AraC family transcriptional regulator, producing MKFEFNKGSISSFNRQFGYFLKASGPVTTHHSISADEEIRGTFLHIPQQALLMLEKQHHDITNRELLQNNDRQNNDLQCFMPDERLIRLCHEIHNCSYKNGLRSLYFEGKSFEFLALAFENLFLKPSSLTDNDKFIPHHEIERFMHIRDILIASLSEPPSLAQLSRQVGISTSRLTAGFRKVFSMSIVEFLQHQRLEYARQMLRENKMSISQIAYKIGYTPAHFSTLFRRHYGYPPRHLLQNDK from the coding sequence ATGAAATTCGAATTCAACAAAGGGAGCATTTCATCGTTCAACCGTCAATTCGGTTATTTTCTTAAAGCATCAGGACCTGTAACGACGCACCATTCTATCTCTGCTGATGAGGAAATAAGGGGCACATTCTTGCATATCCCTCAACAAGCTCTGCTGATGTTGGAAAAACAGCATCATGATATTACAAATCGTGAACTTTTGCAGAACAATGATCGACAAAATAACGATCTACAATGCTTTATGCCTGATGAGAGGTTGATACGACTTTGCCATGAAATTCATAATTGTTCTTATAAAAATGGTTTACGCTCGCTTTATTTTGAAGGTAAGAGTTTCGAGTTTCTCGCGCTCGCTTTCGAAAATCTTTTTTTAAAACCGTCCAGTCTGACTGATAATGATAAATTCATTCCTCATCATGAAATAGAACGTTTTATGCATATACGTGATATTCTAATTGCCTCACTCTCCGAACCACCTAGTTTGGCTCAATTATCACGTCAAGTTGGCATTAGCACCTCACGTTTAACGGCCGGTTTCAGAAAAGTTTTTTCAATGTCAATTGTCGAATTTCTCCAACATCAGCGCCTTGAATATGCTCGGCAAATGTTGCGTGAAAACAAAATGTCGATTTCACAAATTGCATATAAAATCGGTTATACACCTGCACATTTCTCGACTTTGTTCCGCCGGCATTATGGTTATCCCCCACGGCATTTATTGCAAAATGACAAATAA
- a CDS encoding DDE-type integrase/transposase/recombinase produces MSGVQHYLWRAVDHQGEVLECYISKRRNKEAAL; encoded by the coding sequence ATTAGTGGTGTTCAGCACTATCTATGGCGCGCAGTTGATCATCAAGGTGAAGTCTTAGAATGTTATATTTCCAAACGCAGAAATAAAGAAGCTGCCCTTTAA
- a CDS encoding pyridoxal phosphate-dependent aminotransferase produces MMTTLKIPEPRAVIKSLDESLIREVANTAMGQKDIIPFWFGESDQVTPKFIRDAAITSINNGETFYSQNLGRPYLREAISQYMRKLHEKSVPIQRIAAIDSGVSGLMLTMQMLLDPGDKMVAVTPIWPNITEIPKILGAHVERVPLAIKNNRWALDTEQLLKVLTPNTKLLVINSPNNPTGWTINDNEIDMVLAHCRKYGIWILADDVYERLIHDKNRKSAPSFISRFEDGDRIISVNSFSKAWNMTGWRLGWITAPEEIIKNLSKVIEYNASCIFEPVQRAGATALENGEDTVAEFRLHLRKTRKLLVDNLMQIPRAIVPEADGAMYVFFRLEDYDDTVQLAKDLIRNAGIGLAPGGAFGAEGNGWLRWCHAVETDKLNAGIARLKKYLDR; encoded by the coding sequence ATGATGACAACACTTAAAATACCCGAACCACGTGCCGTTATTAAAAGCCTTGATGAATCTCTTATTCGTGAAGTTGCTAACACTGCCATGGGACAAAAAGATATCATTCCATTCTGGTTTGGTGAATCCGATCAAGTAACGCCCAAATTTATTCGTGATGCTGCAATCACGTCGATTAACAATGGTGAAACTTTCTATTCTCAAAATCTTGGCCGTCCTTATTTGCGTGAAGCAATCTCTCAATATATGAGAAAACTCCATGAAAAATCAGTTCCCATCCAACGCATTGCCGCAATTGATTCAGGCGTATCAGGGCTAATGTTAACTATGCAAATGCTATTGGATCCAGGCGACAAAATGGTTGCAGTAACGCCAATTTGGCCCAACATAACCGAAATTCCCAAAATTCTTGGTGCTCATGTCGAGCGCGTTCCTTTGGCCATTAAAAATAATCGTTGGGCATTAGACACAGAACAACTTTTAAAGGTGCTCACACCTAATACAAAACTGCTAGTGATTAATTCACCTAACAACCCAACTGGTTGGACAATCAATGATAACGAAATTGATATGGTCCTTGCTCACTGTCGTAAATATGGCATCTGGATTTTAGCTGATGACGTCTATGAAAGACTTATTCACGACAAAAATCGTAAATCGGCTCCGTCATTTATAAGCCGCTTTGAAGATGGGGATCGAATAATTTCCGTTAACAGTTTTTCTAAAGCGTGGAATATGACAGGCTGGCGCCTTGGTTGGATAACAGCCCCTGAAGAAATCATTAAAAATTTAAGCAAAGTGATCGAGTATAATGCCTCTTGTATATTTGAACCTGTTCAGCGTGCAGGTGCTACAGCACTGGAAAACGGGGAAGATACTGTAGCTGAATTTCGTCTACATTTGCGCAAAACACGTAAATTATTAGTTGACAACCTTATGCAAATACCAAGAGCTATAGTTCCTGAAGCAGATGGCGCCATGTATGTTTTCTTCCGTTTGGAAGATTATGATGACACAGTTCAACTAGCTAAAGATCTTATCCGGAATGCCGGTATTGGACTTGCCCCAGGTGGAGCTTTTGGGGCTGAAGGAAATGGATGGTTACGTTGGTGTCACGCTGTAGAAACAGACAAATTAAATGCTGGAATTGCAAGATTAAAAAAATATTTAGATAGATAA
- a CDS encoding fumarylacetoacetate hydrolase family protein, producing the protein MTFDFTIFNQGTFVGRIWRADVKGPAIVHIRNGVVYDISSKQTPTMSDLIERDDLLNFIKRVEGDRLCSLEELFLKSQKDAEETQHHILAPCDLQAIKACGVTFAQSMLERVIEEKATGNPVEAARICELVSPIIGNSLHNVKAGSQEAQQIKATLIKENMWSQYLEVGIGPDAEVFTKAQPLSSVGYGSKVGLHPISQWNNPEPEMVLAIDLKGRAKGATLGNDVNLRDVEGRSALLLGKAKDNNASTSIGPFIRLFDETYSMDDVREADVFLHIEGTDGFTLDEHSSMKEISRDPVDLINQTIGKHHQYPDGLMLFMGTLFSPTKDRDVEGEGFTHKYGDIVTISNDKLGALVNSVDSSTQCPPWKMGISFMFKNLSQRHLL; encoded by the coding sequence ATGACATTTGACTTTACAATTTTCAATCAAGGCACATTTGTCGGCCGTATTTGGCGAGCTGATGTCAAAGGACCTGCTATTGTTCATATTCGTAATGGCGTCGTTTATGATATTTCATCCAAACAAACACCAACTATGTCTGACCTGATTGAACGTGATGATCTCCTCAACTTTATAAAACGTGTAGAAGGAGATCGTCTTTGCTCTCTTGAGGAATTATTTCTGAAGTCACAAAAAGATGCAGAAGAGACACAACACCATATTTTAGCCCCTTGCGATCTTCAGGCAATAAAAGCTTGTGGCGTTACATTTGCTCAATCAATGCTCGAACGAGTAATTGAAGAAAAGGCCACTGGTAATCCTGTTGAGGCTGCTAGGATTTGTGAGCTTGTTTCACCGATTATTGGCAATAGTTTACATAACGTCAAAGCAGGTTCACAAGAAGCGCAACAAATCAAGGCTACTTTAATTAAAGAAAATATGTGGTCACAATATCTCGAGGTCGGTATTGGGCCAGATGCCGAGGTTTTTACTAAAGCACAGCCTTTATCGAGTGTAGGTTATGGTTCAAAAGTTGGGTTACATCCCATTTCTCAATGGAATAATCCTGAACCAGAAATGGTACTCGCCATCGATTTAAAAGGAAGGGCCAAAGGTGCTACTTTAGGCAATGATGTTAACCTTCGAGACGTTGAAGGCAGGTCAGCTCTTTTGCTCGGAAAAGCAAAAGACAACAATGCATCGACATCTATTGGTCCATTCATTCGTTTGTTTGATGAAACATATTCTATGGACGATGTGCGTGAAGCTGATGTGTTCTTACATATTGAGGGCACTGATGGATTTACACTTGATGAGCATAGTTCGATGAAAGAGATCAGCCGTGACCCGGTTGATCTAATCAACCAAACAATAGGTAAACACCATCAATATCCCGATGGTCTAATGCTTTTTATGGGAACATTATTTTCGCCCACAAAGGATCGTGATGTCGAAGGTGAAGGTTTTACACACAAATATGGAGATATCGTCACTATTTCTAATGATAAATTGGGAGCTCTGGTTAATTCTGTAGATAGCTCAACTCAATGTCCACCGTGGAAAATGGGAATTTCATTTATGTTTAAGAATTTATCTCAGCGCCATCTTTTGTAA
- a CDS encoding amino acid ABC transporter ATP-binding protein, translating to MNNHNSKKIIIKISDLQKYYGHFHALKGINLSVKKGEVIALIGSSGSGKSTLIRCINLLEEYNGGLIEVDGVEVKKGRNLAKVRAEVGMVFQQFNLFPHMSVLRNVSIAPIRVRGTSKVEAETYAEELLTRVGLVDHIHKYPPQLSGGQQQRVAIARALAMKPEVLLFDEPTSALDPEMVGEVLDVMQDLAKSGATMIVVTHEMNFARKVSDRVVFMEKGSIIEQADPDNFFDNPQTDRAKEFLQSLVH from the coding sequence ATGAACAATCATAATTCTAAAAAAATAATTATCAAAATATCCGATCTACAGAAATATTACGGACATTTTCATGCACTTAAAGGAATTAATCTCTCTGTGAAAAAAGGTGAAGTTATTGCATTAATTGGTTCTTCAGGTTCGGGAAAATCAACTTTAATTCGATGCATCAACCTTCTTGAGGAATATAACGGTGGTTTAATTGAGGTAGATGGCGTTGAAGTCAAAAAAGGACGAAATTTAGCTAAAGTCCGGGCTGAAGTTGGTATGGTTTTTCAGCAGTTCAATCTTTTTCCTCATATGAGTGTTTTACGAAATGTATCCATTGCACCTATTCGTGTAAGAGGAACAAGCAAAGTTGAAGCAGAAACTTATGCTGAGGAACTTTTGACACGTGTTGGCCTTGTAGACCATATACATAAATACCCACCTCAACTATCCGGCGGCCAACAGCAGCGTGTTGCTATTGCGCGTGCTCTTGCGATGAAGCCTGAAGTATTATTATTTGATGAACCGACATCAGCGCTTGATCCGGAAATGGTCGGTGAAGTTCTTGATGTAATGCAAGATTTGGCAAAAAGTGGTGCCACAATGATTGTCGTAACCCACGAAATGAATTTTGCCCGTAAAGTATCAGACAGAGTAGTCTTTATGGAAAAAGGCTCCATCATAGAACAAGCTGATCCCGATAATTTTTTTGATAATCCTCAAACCGATCGCGCGAAAGAGTTTTTACAATCTCTCGTTCATTAA
- a CDS encoding amino acid ABC transporter permease — MDFFDIFLNWDIMIQAGPLLLQGLLQTVLLGFTSIVVGSIFGLIIVLVRLYGAWPLKLIAIAYIDLFRAFPLLVFLTLVYYALPYIGITLPPFWASVVALSIIGAAYIAEVFRAGIEAVAKGQFEAAHALGFSWIRMMTDVILPQAFKVVIPPATGVGVNLIKDTALASVVSMPELLKQATSAQSFYANPSPLVAAALLYLVVLLPLVRLVSALEARQTRMRH; from the coding sequence ATGGATTTTTTTGATATCTTTTTAAATTGGGATATAATGATACAAGCTGGGCCTTTGTTGCTCCAAGGTTTGTTACAGACTGTTCTTCTTGGCTTCACAAGCATTGTTGTAGGGTCGATATTCGGGCTAATTATCGTCCTCGTCAGGCTGTACGGAGCATGGCCTTTAAAACTTATAGCAATTGCCTATATTGACCTTTTTCGTGCATTTCCTCTTCTCGTTTTCCTTACCTTAGTTTACTACGCGCTTCCTTATATCGGAATTACTTTACCGCCATTTTGGGCATCAGTCGTTGCACTTAGTATTATTGGGGCAGCTTATATCGCAGAGGTTTTTCGTGCCGGTATTGAAGCGGTTGCTAAAGGACAATTTGAAGCAGCGCATGCTTTAGGTTTTTCATGGATCCGCATGATGACAGATGTAATATTACCGCAGGCTTTCAAAGTCGTAATACCACCAGCAACTGGAGTAGGTGTCAACTTAATCAAAGATACAGCCCTTGCATCTGTTGTTTCCATGCCAGAGCTTCTTAAACAAGCAACGTCGGCACAATCTTTCTATGCAAATCCCTCTCCCTTGGTCGCTGCGGCACTACTATATCTCGTCGTTTTATTACCGTTGGTTAGGCTTGTTAGCGCTTTAGAAGCACGTCAAACACGCATGAGACACTGA
- a CDS encoding transporter substrate-binding domain-containing protein, with translation MKLKILFLAATLLSTIGHNAMAETLKVASATANLPFEFQDASGKTIGFEVDLINIIAERLGMNIEMSLMPHNAIFTAVQSGRADLAIGSVTITQKRLETLDFAQPFIDSKQCLTVKSDSKINNLKDMRGKAVGVLTGATGDIWTTNNIKEYGFSEIRRFDTTTEPFLDIPSGRIGGVIHDCPVAYYFIKGKPQYKVVDDIDTKEQYSVFVKKGNPIRDPINAEITKLKQEGKMQEIYKKWFGEEPNENSSTVQITEIPQAK, from the coding sequence ATGAAATTAAAAATTCTATTTCTTGCTGCAACACTTCTATCGACCATTGGCCATAACGCAATGGCTGAGACACTTAAAGTTGCTTCTGCAACCGCTAATCTTCCATTTGAATTTCAAGATGCCAGTGGGAAGACTATTGGATTTGAAGTTGATTTGATCAATATTATTGCAGAGCGCTTAGGGATGAATATTGAAATGTCCTTAATGCCACACAATGCTATTTTTACTGCAGTTCAATCAGGACGCGCAGATTTAGCTATTGGGTCTGTAACAATTACGCAAAAGCGTCTTGAAACTCTTGATTTTGCTCAACCTTTTATCGATTCAAAACAATGCCTAACTGTTAAATCAGACAGCAAAATTAATAACCTTAAAGACATGAGAGGCAAAGCTGTCGGTGTTTTAACCGGTGCAACTGGAGATATTTGGACAACAAACAACATCAAGGAATATGGGTTCTCTGAAATCCGTCGCTTCGATACGACAACAGAACCATTTTTAGATATTCCGTCAGGACGTATAGGTGGCGTTATACATGATTGTCCTGTTGCTTATTATTTTATCAAAGGTAAGCCACAATATAAAGTTGTCGATGACATCGATACAAAAGAACAATATTCAGTTTTTGTAAAAAAAGGCAATCCTATACGCGACCCTATCAATGCAGAAATTACAAAACTGAAACAAGAAGGGAAAATGCAAGAAATCTATAAAAAGTGGTTTGGTGAGGAACCTAATGAAAACTCGAGTACCGTTCAGATTACCGAGATTCCTCAGGCTAAATAA